The sequence TCGATGCGCCTCCGGCAGGCCTGACGCACCTCGTCGATGTCGATCCGCCCGAGATCGAAGCGACGCTGGCGCTTGAAGTACTCCAGAGGATCGGTACCGTCGGGCTCGACGTTGATGCGGTAGCGCTCACCGTCTCTCACCTCGTACAGCGGGAACAGCCCGCTGGCGACGGCGAGACGAACCAGCTCCACCGACTCCCCCGGCTCCGACTTCCAGCCGGTGGGACACGGCGAGTGCATCAGCAAGAAGCGCATCCCCTCGAGCCGGAGAGCCGTGCGCAACTTCCTCCGGAAGTCCTCCGGGTGCGCGATCGAGAGCGTCGCCGCGTACGGGACGCCGTGCGCCGCCATCACGGCCACGATGTCCTTCTTCTGCTCCGGCTTCCCGCTGGGTGTCGTCGCCGTCCGCGCGCCCGGGGGCGTCGCGGACGAGCGCTGGCCTCCGGTGTTGCCGTAGATCTCGTTGTCGTAGCAGACGTAGATGATGTTCTCGTTGCGCTCGGCGGCCGCCGAGAGCGTCGCGAGCCCGATGTCGTACGTCCCGCCGTCCCCCGCCCAGCAGATGACCTGATCCGTCTCCCCGTTGAGGTCGCGCACGCTCGCCATTCCCGAGGCAACGGCAGGCGCCGAGGCGAAGGTCGAAGCGACCACGGGCACGCCGTAGCTCGTGGTCGGGAAGGCGCCGGCGGTGACGATCCCGCAGCAGGCCGGAATGACGAGTGAGCATCTCTGCCCCGCTTCCGCCAGCGCCTCGCCGAGGAAACGAAGCCCCACGCTCATTCCGCATCCGCCGCAGTTCGTGTTGCCGGGCCGCAGCAGGCACTCCTCCCGGCAGGGGATCCCGCTCGTGCCGACAGCCGGAGCCTCGCTCATTTGCGCGCCTCCTCGGGGGCTTCGACCCCAACCCAGACCGGCCTCCCGGCCGAGGCGCGCTCCAGGAGATCGTCCAGCACCGAATCGATCATCTCGGGTGTGACGTCCCCGCCGCACACCCCGGTGAGGTAGTCCTGAACGAGCAGGTCGTCGCGCCGACCCTGCATCGCCGCCTTCAGATCGTGCCCGAATACGCCGCCGATACCGGCCGCGTAGTTCCGGTCGAGCACGCCGACGCGGTCCGCGCCTTCCAGGAGCCGCACCAGCTCGTCCGCCGGGAACGGGCGGAACATCTTCATCTTGATCAGACCGACGCGCTCGCCCCGTTCGCGCCGCCGGCGAACCACCTCGCGCGCCGTCGTGGCGATGGTGCCGGTGGCGACGAGCACGGCGTCCGCGTCGTCGCAGGCGAACGGCTGCACCGCCGCTCCCGGATCGCGGCCGAAGAGGTCGAGGAACGCCTCCCGCGCCTCCTCGTAGACCTCCGGCACCCGCTGCATCGCCTCGTCGAACTCCACCCGCATCGAGAGCGACTCCGCCGGCCACGCGAGACCGCCGATCGTCCGGGGATCGTCCGGACGGATCCGGTGCGGGAGTTCGAGGGGGGGCAGGTAGCGATCGACCAGCTCCTGCGGGGCGAGATCCGTTTCGGTCTGGGTGTGCGAGACGATGAACGCGTCCATCGCCACCAGGGCCGGCAGCAGGATCCGGTGGTCCTCGGCCAGACGGAACGCGAGCAGGGTGGTATCGGCGACCTCCTGGTTCGATTCGCAGTAGAGCTGGATCCAGGGAAAGTCGCGCAGCATCAGCGTATCGCCCTGATCGACCCAGATGTTCCAGGGAGGTCCGAGGGTGCGGTTCACCGCAACCATCACGATCGGCAGCCGATAGAAGCCCGCGACCATGACGTTCTCCGCCATGTAGGCAAGGCCGTTCGACGAGCTGGCGGTGAACGCACGGGCCCCGGCGACCGAACCCCCGATCGCCACCCCCATCGCGCTGTGCTCGCTCTCCACCGGCACGACGCGTCCCTTGGTGAAGGGGAAGCGGGCGACGAACTCCACGATCTCGGTCTGCGGCGTGATCGGGTAGATCCCGCAGACGACTCCCCGCGCCGACCGATTCGCCTCGCCGGCGACCGCCAGCGAGTGACCTGCGGCGTGGTTTCCGGTAACGAGTTCGAGCGGCATGGGTCAGCTCCCGGCTACATCTGGCTCATGAAGATCACGTTCCGGGGACATTCCGTCACGCAAACGCCGCACCCCTTGCAGTAGGCGTAGTCGAAGTGGAACTCGTGGCCGACGCGCTTGAGAACGCCCTCGGGACAGTACGTAACGCACATGTCGCACTCGTTGCACACGCCGCACGACAGGCAGCGCTTGGCCTCACCCGCATCCGGAAGTCCCGCGTGAATCTCATCGAACGTGCGGCGGCGCTCCTCCGGGCTCAGCTCCCGGCCCGCCGCGGGCGGCCGGCGCTCGAACAG comes from Acidobacteriota bacterium and encodes:
- a CDS encoding pyruvate synthase subunit beta, whose translation is MSEAPAVGTSGIPCREECLLRPGNTNCGGCGMSVGLRFLGEALAEAGQRCSLVIPACCGIVTAGAFPTTSYGVPVVASTFASAPAVASGMASVRDLNGETDQVICWAGDGGTYDIGLATLSAAAERNENIIYVCYDNEIYGNTGGQRSSATPPGARTATTPSGKPEQKKDIVAVMAAHGVPYAATLSIAHPEDFRRKLRTALRLEGMRFLLMHSPCPTGWKSEPGESVELVRLAVASGLFPLYEVRDGERYRINVEPDGTDPLEYFKRQRRFDLGRIDIDEVRQACRRRIERLRALSERFPIGAEA
- the porA gene encoding pyruvate ferredoxin oxidoreductase, with protein sequence MPLELVTGNHAAGHSLAVAGEANRSARGVVCGIYPITPQTEIVEFVARFPFTKGRVVPVESEHSAMGVAIGGSVAGARAFTASSSNGLAYMAENVMVAGFYRLPIVMVAVNRTLGPPWNIWVDQGDTLMLRDFPWIQLYCESNQEVADTTLLAFRLAEDHRILLPALVAMDAFIVSHTQTETDLAPQELVDRYLPPLELPHRIRPDDPRTIGGLAWPAESLSMRVEFDEAMQRVPEVYEEAREAFLDLFGRDPGAAVQPFACDDADAVLVATGTIATTAREVVRRRRERGERVGLIKMKMFRPFPADELVRLLEGADRVGVLDRNYAAGIGGVFGHDLKAAMQGRRDDLLVQDYLTGVCGGDVTPEMIDSVLDDLLERASAGRPVWVGVEAPEEARK